In Aestuariirhabdus haliotis, the genomic window GACATCGGAGCAGGACACAATGTTACGGCGCTCTATGAATTGACCCTGCAGGGCGGCAGAGCGGAGCGAATCGAACCTTTGCGTTACGGCACCATGTCCGAAAAACGCGCGTTACCTGACAGTCAGGAGCTCGCATTTTTGCGCCTGCGTTATAAGTTGCCTGGTCAGAGCCAGAGTCGTTTGCTGGAGCAACCTTTGAATACCAGTGCACTGCATAATAACCTGGAGGACAGCAGCGAGAGTTTGCGTTTTGCGGCGGCGGTTGCGGGTTTCGGGCAACTGTTACGCGGAGGCCATTATACCAATCAGTTTGATTATGAGGGTGTTGCGCAGTTGGCTGCCGGCGCTCGTGGTCAGGACCTGTACGGTTATCGAGGAGAGTTTTTGCAGTTGGTACACAGCGCTCGTGAGCTGTCTCGAATGTCACAGCAGTCTCAATCTTCCCAGCCATCTCAGGACGAGCATCTGGATCCTCTGGTAGAGCGACCCGGCAAAGGCAAGAGCCGACTATTGCAGGTCATGCCCCAGCCTCTATCAGTAGTGCAGTAACTGGCGTTGTGATCGGGCATATTTCAACAGGGGTGGGTGATACTCATCTCTGTTATTTTGCTGACTGGCGTCTTAAGCTATGACCATGCGAACCCTCGAACAACTGGATGATCACGACCTGATGCTGCGTTTTGGTGAAGGCGAGGCAGAGGCCTTTGAGTTACTCTACCAACGCCACCGTCGAGGTCTCTATTGTTATTTCTTGCGTCAATGCTCTCAACCCATGCTTGCGGAAGATCTTTATCAGGATGTGTGGGGGCGTGTTATTGCTGCCGCCAGTCAGTATCGTCCCGAGGCGCGCTTTGATACCTGGTTATACCGTATCGCCCATAATCGGCTGGTTGACCATTATCGACGTCCGGCCATGGTCTCGGTCGGTGTGGAACATGAGGCCATTGCACCGGATTGCGGCCCTCATGATATGGCGGAGCAACAACAACAGGCACAGTTGTTACGACATTGTTTGCAGCAGTTACCTTCTCCCCAGCTGGAAGCCTTTATGTTGAAGGAGGAGGTGGGGTTCAATGCGCCTATGGTGGCGGAAGTCGTGGGTGCTTCGGTCGAGGCGACCAAAAGCCGATTGCGTTATGCTTATCAAAAATTACGAGACTGTGTCACTAATAAGTGGCAGGAGGTGAGTCGTGAACGAGCCTGAATCTCCTACAGATGAGCAGTTTGTACGGTCTCTGTACCACAGTCTGGAAGCAGAGGAACCGAGCGCTAAACTGGATGAGAAAATCCTCAATACCGCGCGCTTGGATGCAAAAAAACGTCGGTCCGACACCTCTCTGGCAAAATGGCACCGCTGGCAATGGCCGACTTCGGTGGCGGCGACCCTGGTCCTGGGAAGTTTGATTTATCTGTACCAAATGCCGGCCTCCCCCCCAGAGTTTCTGTTGGATGATGCCCCTCTGGATTCGTCTTCGAGTGTTCCGGCCAAGCCCGGTTCTGCTTCCGGGATAGGGTTGCAGCAGAAGGTGATGCCTTCGGATGCTATCTCTTCGCAGGGTGACACTTCAGCCGTGCCACGACAGCAATCGAACGCCGCCAAACGCCTTGATGATACCGGTCCGCCGCAAAGCATTGGCTTTGAAAGTCGTGAGAAAAGCGCTCAAAGGGCAGAATCTGTATCCGAAGCGGCTGCAATGGAGAGCGATTTATCCACCCGTTCAGCACCCGAAAGCATTACAGCTTACCCTGCGAGGCAACCCGCCTTGTCGCTCGAGGAAAAGCCGAATCGATCAGCGGGTAAAGCGGCCGTTGAAACCGATCTAGGCGACAAAGAGGAGTTGGAGCTACCATCCCCCCAGCAATGGCTAGACTCAATTCAGCATCTGCTCGACAGCGGGGAGACAGAAGAAGCGCAGCGAATGTTTAGTGAATTTCGAGTTCATTATCCCGATTTTCCTGTCGGCCAGGCGTTGCAAGAAGCTCTGGAATAAGCCGGCGCCTTGTTCAAGCAGCCGCAATGTCCCCGCCCGTCTATTATGGGTTAAGGCCAGAGTGCTGCAGAGTGAAGAGGAATATGAATCAATCCAACCAAAACAAGGTCCATGGTGCCTGGCTCATTCAGCCGACATCGGAAAGAGTGCTCCTGGTGTGGGTTTCCGGACGCTGGAACCGAGAAGCCGTGAAGCAGTATGGTCAAGATTTAGCTAGGCTGTTACCGCCTCGGTATATTGAGCAGACTTGGGGGGCGATAGTGTTTGCTAATAATTGGGGGATGGCAACCCGCGATTCGGAACCTGAAATTATCAAGCTTCGAAGCTGGGCCATTGATCATGGACAAAGAGGCACAGTCTATCTGTTTGACCGATTGTTCCCCCGCCTGCAGATTGAATCGGTAATGAGTTCCAATCAGGCTGGCAATATTCCTCTGGTTTTTAAAAGCAATGTTGACGATGCCATTCTTTGGCTGGAAGACAAGGGCTTTAGCGTCCCGCGAGAGGAGGTGGAAAATTTTTTTGCAGCGCTTCCTGTTGATGAATCAGAGGATTAACCCGGGTTAATGCGACTTGCACTTCATCTGGGCATGCTGGGCACTTGATCTGAAGATAATCATAAACCGGGACCTTATGTTACAGATTCGTTGGTTGGGCTATGGACTGCTTACGCTGCTGTTGCTACTGGCGCTGGCTCTATTGTTACTGTTTATCTGGCCTCGACCCAGCTTTGATATGGCGCCGGCACGGGACTTCGGCTGGCGCCTGCCGACACTGGACCAGGCCAACTACGATTACCGCGTACGGGACGATGGTCGGCTCGAAATCCGTTTGCAGCATCCGGTGCTGGAGGGCGTTTCTCCGGCCATGTTGAGCTGGTGGTATCAGCAGCTTCCTATAGGTCGAGCCGACTGGAACGGCGAGAAATACAGCTATTACCATCTGTTTCATCCCAGCGAGCACGGGGTGATTCGCCTGCTGGAGCCGGCTGCTGATGGTTCTGAGGGTATAGGCGTTGGTGCCCTGGTCTACCGCCAGGAGCGTTTTGGCCCATTTTTCAGTAAAGGCAGTGGACGAATTCTGAGCTTCAATCAGCAGGGTATGTTGGTTGCGCCCTCCATGGGGCCCCTGACATTCGGACGGATCGAACATCGTTTTGTGGCAGAAAACGGAGGCACCAGCTACAGCGTTCACGCACTGTTGGGCTCGGAAGTACCGATCATCGGGCCGATTATTAACCGTTACATCGCCAGCAAACGCTTTCCTCCCCCGGTCTTGCAGCAATGGTTACGGCATCAAGTAGAAGAGGTGGG contains:
- a CDS encoding sigma-70 family RNA polymerase sigma factor translates to MTMRTLEQLDDHDLMLRFGEGEAEAFELLYQRHRRGLYCYFLRQCSQPMLAEDLYQDVWGRVIAAASQYRPEARFDTWLYRIAHNRLVDHYRRPAMVSVGVEHEAIAPDCGPHDMAEQQQQAQLLRHCLQQLPSPQLEAFMLKEEVGFNAPMVAEVVGASVEATKSRLRYAYQKLRDCVTNKWQEVSRERA